One Glycine max cultivar Williams 82 chromosome 6, Glycine_max_v4.0, whole genome shotgun sequence DNA segment encodes these proteins:
- the LOC111255648 gene encoding uncharacterized protein LOC111255648: MDYYTRVSEVEREPIMEYSTPRPMMGNYHHPNAHRVLNEKIVYEEDVIGGSRHNHMHHHHPETHERVKVVEYEQVPERRVVYEEKVAYDNDRYYSPRY; the protein is encoded by the coding sequence ATGGACTACTACACCCGCGTTTCAGAAGTTGAGAGGGAACCTATCATGGAGTATTCCACACCACGACCAATGATGGGCAACTACCACCACCCTAATGCTCACCGTGTCCTCAACGAGAAGATTGTTTATGAGGAGGATGTGATTGGAGGATCCCGCCACAACCACATGCATCACCACCACCCTGAGACTCATGAGAGAGTCAAGGTGGTGGAGTATGAACAAGTTCCTGAGAGGCGCGTTGTCTATGAAGAGAAAGTTGCTTATGACAACGATCGTTACTACTCTCCAAGGTATTGA